A genomic region of Paenibacillus sp. PL2-23 contains the following coding sequences:
- the ispE gene encoding 4-(cytidine 5'-diphospho)-2-C-methyl-D-erythritol kinase, which translates to MKIYEKAPAKINLLLDVLRKRDDGYHEVEMIMTMVDLADRLEMEELPRDTIIISSQVGFIPLDEKNLAFQAARLIKDRYDVRKGVYIHLDKNIPVAAGLAGGSSDAAATLRGLNRLWGLGISEEELCSLGAELGSDVPFCVTGGTAIARGRGEKLEPIDQPPQCWVVLAKPPINVSTADVYGKLRANELKEHPSIANMRDALARGSFQDMCSGLGNVLESVTLGLYPEVMQLKESMLRLGADGVLMSGSGPTVFGLVSKEAKLPRIYNGLRGYCKEVYVVRMLT; encoded by the coding sequence ATGAAAATATATGAGAAAGCCCCAGCCAAAATAAATCTTCTTCTAGACGTGCTGCGGAAGCGCGACGACGGCTATCACGAAGTAGAAATGATCATGACGATGGTGGATCTTGCGGATCGGCTTGAGATGGAGGAGCTGCCGCGGGATACAATCATTATATCAAGCCAGGTGGGCTTTATTCCGCTGGACGAGAAGAACCTGGCCTTCCAGGCCGCGAGGCTGATCAAGGACCGGTATGATGTCCGCAAGGGCGTGTATATTCACCTGGACAAAAATATACCCGTCGCAGCTGGTCTGGCTGGCGGCAGCAGCGACGCCGCGGCGACGCTGAGAGGCCTGAACCGGTTATGGGGCCTCGGCATCTCGGAGGAGGAGCTGTGCTCGCTTGGCGCTGAGCTGGGCTCAGATGTGCCGTTCTGCGTGACAGGCGGCACTGCTATAGCGAGGGGAAGAGGCGAGAAGCTGGAGCCTATCGATCAGCCTCCTCAGTGCTGGGTTGTACTCGCCAAGCCTCCCATCAATGTATCTACGGCTGACGTCTATGGCAAGCTGAGAGCCAATGAGCTGAAGGAGCACCCATCTATCGCCAATATGCGAGACGCGCTGGCGAGAGGCTCGTTCCAGGATATGTGCAGCGGTCTCGGCAATGTGCTGGAGAGCGTCACGCTGGGACTGTATCCCGAAGTGATGCAGCTCAAGGAGAGCATGCTCCGCCTCGGCGCGGATGGCGTGCTGATGTCGGGCAGCGGCCCGACCGTATTCGGCCTTGTATCCAAGGAGGCCAAGCTCCCTCGCATCTATAATGGATTAAGAGGCTACTGCAAAGAGGTATACGTGGTAAGAATGCTTACATAG
- a CDS encoding small, acid-soluble spore protein, alpha/beta type, translating into MGRRRRGVMSEELKYELAKDLGFYNTVQQEGWGGIKAKDAGNMVKRAIQLAEQAAARSHQP; encoded by the coding sequence GTGGGTCGCAGAAGACGCGGCGTAATGTCGGAGGAGCTGAAGTATGAGCTTGCCAAGGATTTAGGGTTCTACAACACCGTGCAGCAGGAAGGCTGGGGCGGGATCAAGGCCAAGGACGCCGGGAACATGGTGAAGCGGGCGATTCAGCTGGCGGAGCAGGCGGCTGCGAGGTCCCATCAGCCATAG
- the veg gene encoding biofilm formation stimulator Veg produces the protein MAKNALLDIKRSLEAHVGSKIRLRANGGRRKTIERTGTLEEIYPSVFIVKLDEEQHAFKRVSYSYADILTESVEVTVCNDEGQVRIAFQQ, from the coding sequence ATGGCAAAAAATGCGCTGTTGGATATAAAACGCAGCTTGGAAGCTCATGTAGGCTCCAAAATCCGTTTACGGGCGAACGGTGGTCGCCGAAAGACCATTGAACGTACCGGCACGCTGGAAGAAATCTACCCTTCTGTGTTCATTGTCAAGCTGGATGAGGAGCAGCACGCGTTCAAGCGTGTATCCTACAGCTATGCGGACATCCTGACAGAATCCGTGGAAGTGACCGTGTGCAATGATGAGGGTCAAGTACGCATCGCTTTTCAACAATAG